A stretch of the Argentina anserina chromosome 6, drPotAnse1.1, whole genome shotgun sequence genome encodes the following:
- the LOC126800350 gene encoding small polypeptide DEVIL 16, producing MKESDSTTNTAETTASFSNGTRNLHNNGGCEPCRSFGQKCTHLMKKQRTKFYILRRCIAMLLCSHERNDS from the coding sequence ATGAAAGAAAGTGACAGTACTACTAATACTGCAGAAACCACTGCAAGCTTCAGTAATGGCACTAGGAATCTGCACAACAATGGCGGATGCGAGCCCTGCAGATCTTTTGGTCAAAAGTGCACTCATCTTATGAAGAAGCAGCGGACCAAGTTCTACATCCTCCGACGTTGCATAGCAATGCTTCTCTGCTCGCATGAACGTAATGATTCATGA